The Rhodopirellula halodulae genome includes the window TCGGGGTCACGGGCACTCAGCAAAGAGTTGACATTCAGCGGTGGACTGATGCTGGTGATGACTCAATCCGAGTTGATGGCGGTCGACTTGTTTCGTGCCATGGATGGTCGTGGTGAAGAGATTGTGCGGTGGCGTCGGTCGCTGGGAACAGATGGCCAAGCCGTCGCGAAACGACGCAGTTCGGCGACGCCGTTTGGAAATCAGATCTATCGCAACGTGATGGTGGCGGCGACCGCGGAGAACGGGGACGCCCAGTTGATTTTAGGACCGGTGCTTGGCGATCGTTTGTTTCTGTTGCAAGGAAGCGAATTGATCTGTCTGGACAACATCAGCGGTGATGAACGTTGGCGGACGACGACCGAGAGCATTGGTTCTGCGGTCACTTTCGCCGATGGCAAGGTGTTTGTGATCAGCGACAGCCAAAACGTGGTGGAGTCGTATGACATGCACGACGGCGCATTGCTAGATGTTGTGGGTAGCGATTTGGGTTCAGTGATCACATCGCTCGGGCGGCATGTGTTGACGGTCAAACAGGTCACACCGCAATTGCAATTGCCCGATGACGCCAGCGAGGAATTGCGTCAAGACATCGCTTCGGCCAGCGAGATGTTGGATCCGCAGTTGCTTCAATTGACCGACCTGTCCACTGGAGAAACAGTGTTGCATCGAGTGGCGGACAGCCACAATCGTTCCAACCAAAAAGATGCTGCGGCGGCCTACGGTGATTTGAAAGACGGTCGCTTCTTCACGCTGCTGGACCATGCGGGACGCACCACGATTTGGGACGTGCTCGAAGGGCGAAGCGTTGCTGATGTGATAGTGCCAACCAAGCCCGGGTTGTATGGGGTTTCGGTGATGGAGATCCAAGACCAAATGCTGGTTCTGCCTCGTCACCGCAAGGCCAACCGAGACTTGGCTGCGACTCGCACTTTGTCAGTGTCGGGAGGAGCAGCGGTGCAACCGATGACGGCGATTCATGCGATCTCAACCGTGGATGGATCTCTTCGATGGAGCCGAACGTTTGACGATCCTTGGGGATGCACGGTGGAACAACCTTGGTTGACACCGATGTTGATCCTCGCCAGGGCTCATCTGACCGTGCCCGGCAACGGCGTGCGGCGACGGCAAATGGATGTGATGGGATTGAGCGTGACCGACGGCGAGACACTGCACGAGATCGAACGCAAAGAGACGAACAACAATACCAATGTGATTGAAAGCCGCGTGAAGTTGATTCCACATCTCTCCAACATGTTGGTGGAAATCCAGATGGAGATGCTGACTTACTCGTTCCGTACGGAAGCCGAAGCGGATGAGGAAGAAGCGGATTCCGAATTAGGCGAAGAACTCGAACTGGTAGAACCAGGCAACGAATGATCGATCGGCGTGCCGTAGCCTCCACCGCCCGGCGTTTCCATAATCAAGCGGTCGCCGGGTGAGACGGTTTGTGTCGTTGCGAAGGGGAGCAAGGTTTCGGTGTTGTCTCGGATCAGCGTTTGCTGTCCCGGCTTGCCGGGTTCGCCTCCGTCCATCCCGTATGGCTTGGTCTCTCGCCGCGACGTGATCAGCGAAAGAGTCAGCGGACGAAGGAACTCAAATTCCCGGATGATTCCGTTTCCTCCGCGGTGCCGCCCTGCCCCGCCGCTCTGTGGGCGAATGGCGAAACGCCACAATCTCACGGGAAGACGTGATTCCAAAATTTCCGGGTCGGTGATCCGGGTGTTGGTCATGTGAGTGTGAACCGCGTCAGCTCCATCGTGATTCGATGTGGCACCCGCGCCACCACCAATCGTTTCGTAATAGCCAAACGTGTCGTCACCAAGCAACAGGTTGTTCATCGTTCCTTGAGAGGCGGCTGCAACGCCGAGGCATCCGAGCAGCACATCCACAACGCGATTGCTGGTTTCAACATTGCCCGCCACGACGGCGGGGCTGTTCTCCGGCGAGCTTCCCGCGGTGGGAGCGAGCAGACCGGGCGGGATGATCAACTCGATGCGTTGCAGGACACCGTCGCACAATGGAAGTTCACCGGGAGAAACGCACCGCAAAACGTAGAGCACGGCGGCGGTCACGATGGAACGCGTTGCGTTGAACCCGTTGGGATGAACCGGACCGGTTCCAGTGAAATCGATTCGCAAACGACCGGTGGATTGATCGGGGGTCAGCGTGACTCGGATTGGCGTGCCGTCGTCCAGACTGTCTTCGAAAGTTCGGCTCTCGGAGCCCAGCGTTTGGATCCAAGTTGCGGTTGCTTCTCCGGCAACATGCAATAGTTGTTGAAGCCAGCTCAGCAATTGGTTCTTTCCCATGCCCTCCGCGAGTGCTTGGATTCGACGAGCACCGGATTGCCCAGCAGCTTCGGCGGCGGCGATGTCCGCCATGTTCTCTTCCACGTTTCGCGACGGGTATGCGGCCTCGCTGAGTAGTTTGCGTATGTTTTCATGGAACGGTTGTCCCGACCGGACCAAGCATTCGTTGTGGAGGACCACTCCTTCTTCAGCCAAGCAAGTTGCAGCGGGGGCCATCGAGCCCGGAACGATTCCGCCAATTTCCGCGTGGTGGCAACGTGATGCAACAAAGAAGTCGCACGGCCATCCATCGGGTCTTTCGGAGCGATGTGCATCCAACGAGGTGTTCGGCCGGTCTGAGCTTTCTGTGCAGAAAACGGGAGTCACAACAGTCAAGTCAGGCAGGTGAGAGCCGCCGGCGAAGGGATCATTGCTGATGTAACTGTCGCCCGCGGACATCTGTGGGTACTTCGCGATCAGACTGCGGACGGTGTGGCTCATTGCACCCAGGTGCACCGGGACGTGAGGTGCGTTGGCAACCAACGATCCGTCACCGAGAAAGACGGCGCAACTGTAGTCACGCCGTTCCTTGACGTTCACGCTGACACTGGTTCGCCGAATGACTTCACCCATCGCTTCGGCGATGCCTTGCACGCGTCGCGCGGCGATCTCCATCGCAACGATGTCGTTCCAATGGGTGGACTGCGATACTATGGACCGTTGGCCGTCTGTTGTTTTGGTCGCGGAATTGGGCTTGCGCAATTGCAAGATGCCGTTGTCTGACAGGTTGGCTTGCCAGCCTGGTTCGACCACCAACACCGAGTAGGGGCCGGCGATGATTGAAGGCCCACGGATCGTCTGTCCCGATTGGAGTTTGTCGCGGTCCCACAGTTCGACCTCGGTGTCGACGCCATCAACCCACATCTTGGTTGTTTTGGGGGTGGAGGACGAATCCAGCGATGCCGATGTCGCCGATGTGGAGTCGGGTTGGTTTGGGGAATGCCCGTCGTCTCGCGAGATCACCGCGACTTCGCATCGGACGGTGACTGTCTCGATTGGCATCGTTTCGCGGACGTAACCGAATGTTTGGAGGTGTTTCTGGTCAAAGCGTTCGGGCAACGATTCCAGTGGAAAGAGGTCGATGGAAAGTGACGACTGGGTACCAACCGAACGCACTTCGCATTGATGTTGAATTTCAAGCTTCGCTGATCGCGAGATCTTTTCGTCGCTTTGCAATTCGTCTTCGCATCGTTGTTGCGTTCGCGAAGCAGCGACGGCGAGTCGTTGCAATGCGGCCTTGTCCGGCACTCGAACGAAGGTGTGATTGTCGGTTGAGCATGCCGTCGCGATCGTTTGTTGAATGGATTCAACGTGGATGCGTCCGATCTTTGCCGCCCCCAAGCCGACCGCCGATAGCAGGCCAGCATCGGGATGATCGATGACGTGCGTCATTTCCAATGCATCGGCGACTTGGCACAGATGTCCGCCCGCAGCACCGCCGAAACCAACCAGTGCCATTTGGCGTGCGTCGCTTCCCGCGGCGGTCGTGACGACTCGAACCGCTTCGGCCATTTGAGTCACGGCCAATTGAAGGAATCCATCGGCCAGACCCTCCGGTGTCAGCGTGCTTTCGCTGGGAAGCCGAGAATGAACTTCGTTGAGGACGCGGCGAGAGGCTTCCAAATCCAACGGGAATGGAAACCGGTCAACCGGCAATCGGCCGAGCAGCACATTGATATCGGTCACCGTCAGCGGACCGCCATTGCCGTAGCAGGCGGGGCCGGGGAAGGCACCTGCGCTATCTGGGCCGACGTGCAAGCGTCCGTCTCGCACTTCGCAGATCGATCCGCCGCCGGACGCGATCGTGTGAATGTCCATCATCGGAGTGAGAACACGAATGCCACCGATGTCGCTTTCTTGGCGTCTTCCGACCTGTCCTTCGTAGCGGCTGACGTCAGTGCTGGTTCCGCCCATGTCCAGTCCCACCGCACCGGTCACGTTGCACTGGCGTGCCACATCGGCCAAGGCGACCACTCCACCGGCGGGACCAGACAAAACACTGTCCTTGCCGCGAAAACCAGGGGATGCCACCAAGTTCCCGTTGCTGGTCATCCAACGCAAGTGGCAAGAGTCCGCTCCGCCGAATTGTTTCCACACTCGCTGCACGTACGCTTCCAAGATCGGTTGCAGATAGGCATCGAGCGTCGTGGTTTCAGCGCGAGGAACGATTCGTGGCAACGAAACCACATCGGATGAACAAAGAACGTTTGCAAATCCAATTTCTTGTGCGATCGTTTGGACACGTCGTTCGTGGACGTCGTTGCGATACGAATGCATCAAGCAAATCGCCAAGACAATCTCCGCGCCGGCGTCAGCCTTGAGTTGGCTCAGTCGTTGGCGAAGAGCATCCTCGTTCAACGGAAGCAATTCATCGCCGTCAGCGTCCAGTCGTCCTGGTACCTCGACCGTGTGGGTTGCCAGCGGCGTTGATTTGACAATGTCGAGGGCAAACAAGTCGGGACGATCCTGCGTTCCAATCGCGAGCAGATCGGCGAAGCCTTCCGTGATCAACAGTGCGGTGGGGGCTCCCGTCCGTGTCAGCAACGCGTTGGTGCCCCGAGTGGTACCCATCCGGACAGACAACGGCGGCAGCGGTTCGTTCAGAGGCCGCTGCAGTAGGACTCGAGTGGCCAGAACCGGTGATTCAATGTTGGCATCCAAAGTGCAAGCTTCACCGGTGTTCCAGCCGCGGGAAGTTTGGTCAGCCAAAGCGACGTGAATTTGATCGCGAGCTACTTTCTCACACGTGGTGATGCGAACCGAATGGTTGTCGCGATCCAAAACAAGGTTTGCAGAATTCCAAAACCCTTCGATGGCATAAGGTGCGGGAAGTTGAAGTGTCGCCAGTCGGTGTTGGTCATCCCACGAGATGACTTGAGCGGAAACTAACCCGCTGCTGAGAACCTTGATCGCATCACGATGCGAAACGCCGGTGGCATCGGTGCGACGAACCAGGCAATCGGTGAACGTGCCTCCGACGTCGACCCAAACTTCCAAGGATTCGGTTGGCATAAAAGCGAATTGGCAAATGACGAACCATCTCGTGATTCCTGCGGGCAAGGAGGATGGCGTCGTGAGAACCTTGGCCGCGATTGAATCGCAATTGTAACGATCCGCGGGGAAATGCCACGAGGAGACACGGCATGGCAGTCGGCTTCACCTCAGCGACCACCAAACAATCGCTTCAATGCATCTTTGGCTGCTTCTTGAGAGTCTTGTGCCAATCGTTTGCGGACGTGATCTGGCAATCGTTTGGGGCCAGGCGGTTCTTGGCTCGATTCATCGTCACCGTTTTCAGATGGCTTGCTATTGCCGTTGTCGACCACGGTGTCGGTGGAATCAGCGGAACCCAATTCGGTATCCAACTGGGCATCGGCCGCGTCCTTGGACGCCCCCGAATTAGTTCCGCTCGTCTCAGCTTCGACAAGTTGCTGTCGGACTTCAGTGGCGCGGACGGGAATCGGGGTCTCGTTGGAATCCTGGTCGCTGTCTGGACTGAGGTTCACGCTTTCCTGCTCGAGAAAACGGTCTTGTTGAACATCGTCGAGCAGCGAGTCCAGTTCGCTGAGGATGGTGGTCGAATCTCGGGAAGCCGTGCTTGGATCTTCCTCGAGATCAGCCTTCTGAGGTTTTGCAGTGGCATCGGATCGCAATGGGGAAGCGATCACGGGTGCGTTGGTCGAACGTTGGCGAATGGACAGACGCAGATGCACCTTACCGACCCGCAAACGCTGGTTGTGCGAAACCGCG containing:
- a CDS encoding hydantoinase B/oxoprolinase family protein, which encodes MPTESLEVWVDVGGTFTDCLVRRTDATGVSHRDAIKVLSSGLVSAQVISWDDQHRLATLQLPAPYAIEGFWNSANLVLDRDNHSVRITTCEKVARDQIHVALADQTSRGWNTGEACTLDANIESPVLATRVLLQRPLNEPLPPLSVRMGTTRGTNALLTRTGAPTALLITEGFADLLAIGTQDRPDLFALDIVKSTPLATHTVEVPGRLDADGDELLPLNEDALRQRLSQLKADAGAEIVLAICLMHSYRNDVHERRVQTIAQEIGFANVLCSSDVVSLPRIVPRAETTTLDAYLQPILEAYVQRVWKQFGGADSCHLRWMTSNGNLVASPGFRGKDSVLSGPAGGVVALADVARQCNVTGAVGLDMGGTSTDVSRYEGQVGRRQESDIGGIRVLTPMMDIHTIASGGGSICEVRDGRLHVGPDSAGAFPGPACYGNGGPLTVTDINVLLGRLPVDRFPFPLDLEASRRVLNEVHSRLPSESTLTPEGLADGFLQLAVTQMAEAVRVVTTAAGSDARQMALVGFGGAAGGHLCQVADALEMTHVIDHPDAGLLSAVGLGAAKIGRIHVESIQQTIATACSTDNHTFVRVPDKAALQRLAVAASRTQQRCEDELQSDEKISRSAKLEIQHQCEVRSVGTQSSLSIDLFPLESLPERFDQKHLQTFGYVRETMPIETVTVRCEVAVISRDDGHSPNQPDSTSATSASLDSSSTPKTTKMWVDGVDTEVELWDRDKLQSGQTIRGPSIIAGPYSVLVVEPGWQANLSDNGILQLRKPNSATKTTDGQRSIVSQSTHWNDIVAMEIAARRVQGIAEAMGEVIRRTSVSVNVKERRDYSCAVFLGDGSLVANAPHVPVHLGAMSHTVRSLIAKYPQMSAGDSYISNDPFAGGSHLPDLTVVTPVFCTESSDRPNTSLDAHRSERPDGWPCDFFVASRCHHAEIGGIVPGSMAPAATCLAEEGVVLHNECLVRSGQPFHENIRKLLSEAAYPSRNVEENMADIAAAEAAGQSGARRIQALAEGMGKNQLLSWLQQLLHVAGEATATWIQTLGSESRTFEDSLDDGTPIRVTLTPDQSTGRLRIDFTGTGPVHPNGFNATRSIVTAAVLYVLRCVSPGELPLCDGVLQRIELIIPPGLLAPTAGSSPENSPAVVAGNVETSNRVVDVLLGCLGVAAASQGTMNNLLLGDDTFGYYETIGGGAGATSNHDGADAVHTHMTNTRITDPEILESRLPVRLWRFAIRPQSGGAGRHRGGNGIIREFEFLRPLTLSLITSRRETKPYGMDGGEPGKPGQQTLIRDNTETLLPFATTQTVSPGDRLIMETPGGGGYGTPIDHSLPGSTSSSSSPNSESASSSSASASVRNE
- a CDS encoding FHA domain-containing protein, which gives rise to MNASPGIDLKIRLTPLAHAPPDMPVRVKVDRLPFLIGRSADCDLSIRRSSISRSHCVISFRDGNITVTDLGSRNGTWVDDVRLGVNQSIAVSHNQRLRVGKVHLRLSIRQRSTNAPVIASPLRSDATAKPQKADLEEDPSTASRDSTTILSELDSLLDDVQQDRFLEQESVNLSPDSDQDSNETPIPVRATEVRQQLVEAETSGTNSGASKDAADAQLDTELGSADSTDTVVDNGNSKPSENGDDESSQEPPGPKRLPDHVRKRLAQDSQEAAKDALKRLFGGR